Below is a genomic region from Salvelinus fontinalis isolate EN_2023a chromosome 38, ASM2944872v1, whole genome shotgun sequence.
CACAAAAAATAACTCTTCTGCTACGCCCCAATAGGCTGCCATGCTAACCTGTTCTACGCTGATGAGCCTAAACCACAGCTGGAGCAGCTGACAGATGCCTTCTGGGACTACGTTGCCAAGGCAACGCAAACGGCCGACGACACCGTCCAGATGATCAGGAAGTCTCAGCTGGGACAGGATGTCAAGTAAGTCATGTGATCTGTGATGTAGTTGTCATAACGTGTGGAATGTCTATAGTCGAATCGCTCAGATTACTAGGATGGGGACCTGAActgacccccctctcctctcctctcctgcagtGACCGCATTACAGAGAGTGCTGATGTGGCCAGCCAATACGCCATCTCCCTGCAGGAGCAGCTTCCTCCTGCAGCCAAGGACCTGATGACCAAGATTACCCAGGAGGCTGAGGTGCTGAGAGAGCGTCTGGAGCAAGACCTGGGCAGTGTCAAGGGGAAACTGGAGCCCTACGCAGAGGAGATGAAAACACAAGTCCAGCAGAGAGTGGAGCAGCTGAAACAGGATCTGGCCCCCTATGCAGAGGCCCTGGACTCCGAGACCCTGAGGGCCACCCTGCTCCAGAAGAGTGAGGAGCTGAAGGGGAGTCTGGAGCAGAGTGTGAAGGAGCTGCAATCCCAGCTGGGCCCCTACACTGACGAGCTGAAACAGAAGGTGGACCTGCGCCTGCAGGACTTCCAGAAGAGAGTGGCCCCCCTGGCCGAGAACCTCCAGAGCGAGCTGACCACCAGAGCTCAGATGGTGCAGAAGAGCCTGGCCCCCTATGCTGAGGACCTGAAGGACAAGCTGGACCCCTACACCCAGGACCTGAAGGCCCAGCTCACCGCCCTCTACCAGGCCTTCACCAACACCAACTAAATCACAAACACTTTCCTCCAACTGACTACTCTTGCCCTCTTGATGACTGTATTCTCCCTTCAAAGCCTTAGAACATGCCACCGTTGTCAATAGAATGAGGGAGAGTTTACAAAGATGAAATTAGTCATGCAGATTAGGTCCATTCTGTATTTTGTATAAACTGAATTGTCTCTGATGAGTCAATGACATCtttgtatttgtttgtttgttatctgAAGGTTGGTCAGTGACTGTGCCATGTTGGTGTTGTATTCTTAATTTATGGAAATAAAAAGCGAAACTAAACATAACTTAAATGTATTGTGTCTTATGTGTCGTGTCTATGATGCTAATTTAAATAATTTAAGCTACTTCCCCAAATTATAAAGTGGTGATAAGGGTATGGAAAGTCATATTAGCACATTCAAATAGTACATAAACATTGTCCAATAAGACTGATTGCATGTAGGACTACTGTATGCCGTTGATCCACTCTCTTCAACATAAGCATGTGCGTCAGAAATATCATAAATAAGTGTGTATCACAGCATAAACAAATCTTGAAGAtgtttaaatattacatttacattttagtcatttagcagacgctcttatccacagcgatttacaattagtgcattcatcttaagatagctaggtgggacaaccacatatctcagtcatagtaagtacattacTTCTCATTAAAATATCAAAatatctcccgggtggcgcagtggtctaaggcactgcatcgcagtgctagttgtgccaccagagactctgggttcgagcccaggctctgtcgcagccggccgcgaccgggaggtccatggggcgacgaacaattggcctagcgtcgtctgggttagggagggtttggccggtagggatatccttgtttcatcgcgcactagcgaatcctgtgcacgctgaccaggtcgctaggtgtatggtgtttcctccgacacattggtgcggctggcttccgggttggaggcgcgctgtgttaagaagcagtgcggcttggttgggttgtgtttcggaggacgcaaggctctcgaccttcgtctctcccaagcctggagttgtagcgatgagacaagatagtaactactaacaattggataccacgaaattggggagaaaaaaattaaataagcTAAATATCTTACTCAAAGGGAGAGTAAAAGCTATAAGGATTATAGCCTGTAGTGTTTGTCTTCAAAGTGGAAGCCATAATTACAACctctgtgttgtgataattgtgttgtttgttctatgaccggttagttcatatgccttgacaccgtgATATACAGTATAGGCCTATAGCCGAGACAATaggaagacacagtggcagaataaactcaaccacacatttgtttcatcacaaaaccggagag
It encodes:
- the LOC129837778 gene encoding apolipoprotein A-IV-like — its product is MKVLVVLVLAVFTGCHANLFYADEPKPQLEQLTDAFWDYVAKATQTADDTVQMIRKSQLGQDVNDRITESADVASQYAISLQEQLPPAAKDLMTKITQEAEVLRERLEQDLGSVKGKLEPYAEEMKTQVQQRVEQLKQDLAPYAEALDSETLRATLLQKSEELKGSLEQSVKELQSQLGPYTDELKQKVDLRLQDFQKRVAPLAENLQSELTTRAQMVQKSLAPYAEDLKDKLDPYTQDLKAQLTALYQAFTNTN